A genomic stretch from Petrimonas mucosa includes:
- the gltB gene encoding glutamate synthase large subunit encodes MINDNPFQHIAEYEQKSLYSFQNEHDACGVGLVVSLNGDKSHETVECGLQVLENMVHRGAESADNQTGDGAGILVHIPHEFILLQGIAVPSKGKYGTGLVFLPKDKQRADEYLKLIRDYTVKENLNLLAVRDVPVNSACLGEISRSSEPDIKQIFITGGYPQDELERKLYILRKKIEKAVLESGKAGDRSFYIVTLSTRQMVYKGMLTSLQLRDYFPDLSNPNFTSRVALVHSRFSTNTFPTWDLAQPFRMLGHNGEINTIRGNRQWMESRESVLKSELLGDMSELFPIVQPGMSDSASLDNVLELLVMSGKTLPHALAMLVPESFNDKNPISGDLKAFYEYHSMLMEPWDGPAALLFSDGRFAGGLLDRNGLRPARYTVTHDDQLIIASETGVLEIAPEKIKARGRLRPGKMLMVDTKTGRIFSDDELKKTLADAFPYREWLNKNCSNLEQISSGRSVNNEIPHLDTLLTAFGYSVEDVDNLIVPMAAEGKEPVSSMGNDVSLALFSRKQQRLFNYFRQQFAQVTNPPIDPIREELVMSLTGYVGAIHQNLLDQIPRLSRIVKVKSPILTNTQFDILLNLRYKGFSAAVLPMLFNPEEGTDGLKKAIDELCLLVEKAVDEGKNYIVLSDRGVDRNHAPIPCLLAVSAVHHYLVEKRKRIQIDIVVESAEPREVMHFALLFGFGANAVNPYLAFALLARKVKTGDIQLDFDTAKKNYIKAINKGLLKVLSKMGNSTLRSYRGAHIFEAIGISSSVLNAYFKGISSKIEGIDLDDIAREVLDPFLEAYRETGDSLRLKNLGQYAYRNDGEYHAWNPETIYRLQIATKTNDYGLFKEYSRMVDDKPNPAFIRDLLDYKRNPIDISEVEPVEKIMKRFCTGAMSFGSISREAHEAMAIAMNIIGGRSNTGEGGEDPERYKKREDGLSTRSAIKQVASGRFGVTAEYLVNADELQIKIAQGAKPGEGGQLPGFKVDKIIAKTRHSIPGISLISPPPHHDIYSIEDLAQLIFDLKNINPEAIVSVKLVSESGVGTIAAGVAKAKADLILISGSEGGTGASPASSIKHAGLPLEIGLAETQQTLVMNNLRGVVRLQADGQLKTGRDIILAALLGAEEFGFATSALIVLGCVMMRKCHLNTCPVGVATQNEELRRRFVGRYEYLVNFFRFLAEETREHLAQLGFRTLEEAVGRSDLLERRHFPDFPKTEKADLSKITFFPGNLTTNALRNVAKQEHKIYDILDRELIGRSAPALDLLIPVEMRMKIRNTDRVTGAMLSGEIARRYGQAGLPEDTIKVTFEGSAGQSFGAFLAKGVTFRIEGDANDYLGKGLSGGKIVVVPPAGSSFKPEENILCGNTLLYGATSGEVYINGVVGERFCVRNSGAIAVVEGAGDHCCEYMTGGRTVVLGPTGRNFAAGMSGGIAYVFDEKGNFDYFCNMEMSELALIEDKEDEKELYRLISTHYSHTGSPLAKRILDNWSENVERFIKVVPIEYKKVLQEEKLMALDKKRQVTSKAEV; translated from the coding sequence ATGATTAACGATAATCCTTTCCAGCATATTGCTGAATACGAGCAAAAGTCGCTTTATTCCTTTCAGAACGAACACGATGCCTGTGGCGTGGGACTGGTGGTTTCGTTGAACGGGGACAAATCACACGAAACGGTTGAGTGTGGCCTCCAGGTACTCGAGAATATGGTACATCGGGGGGCAGAAAGCGCCGACAACCAAACTGGAGATGGAGCGGGTATTCTTGTTCATATCCCACACGAATTTATCCTCTTGCAGGGAATTGCCGTCCCATCCAAAGGTAAATATGGGACAGGCCTTGTCTTTCTTCCCAAGGATAAGCAAAGAGCAGATGAATACCTCAAGCTGATTCGGGACTATACGGTAAAAGAGAACCTGAATCTGCTCGCGGTAAGAGATGTTCCCGTCAATTCAGCCTGTCTGGGTGAGATATCACGCTCCAGCGAGCCCGACATCAAGCAGATCTTTATTACGGGGGGGTACCCTCAGGATGAACTGGAGCGGAAACTCTACATCCTGCGCAAGAAGATCGAGAAAGCCGTTTTGGAGTCAGGTAAGGCGGGCGATCGCAGTTTCTACATCGTAACCCTCTCTACGCGGCAGATGGTCTACAAGGGGATGCTGACCTCATTACAGTTGCGGGACTATTTTCCCGACCTTTCAAACCCCAATTTTACCAGTAGGGTAGCACTGGTCCACTCCCGTTTCAGTACCAACACTTTCCCTACATGGGACCTGGCACAGCCTTTCCGGATGCTGGGACACAATGGCGAGATCAATACCATCCGGGGTAACCGCCAATGGATGGAGAGCCGCGAAAGCGTCCTGAAATCAGAACTCCTGGGCGATATGAGTGAGTTGTTTCCCATCGTGCAGCCAGGCATGAGCGACAGCGCATCACTGGATAACGTTTTGGAACTTCTCGTCATGTCGGGTAAAACGCTTCCCCATGCCCTGGCCATGCTCGTGCCGGAGAGTTTCAACGACAAGAACCCGATTTCGGGCGACCTGAAAGCGTTTTACGAGTACCACAGCATGTTGATGGAACCATGGGACGGACCGGCTGCATTGCTTTTCAGTGACGGACGGTTTGCCGGCGGTCTGCTGGACAGGAACGGACTCAGGCCGGCGCGATATACGGTGACACACGATGACCAGCTGATCATCGCTTCCGAAACCGGGGTGCTCGAGATTGCTCCCGAGAAGATCAAAGCGCGTGGACGTCTCCGTCCCGGAAAGATGTTGATGGTAGATACCAAGACCGGACGTATCTTCTCCGACGACGAGCTGAAGAAGACGCTTGCCGATGCTTTTCCGTACAGGGAGTGGCTAAACAAGAACTGCAGCAACCTCGAGCAGATCTCGTCGGGAAGGAGTGTGAACAATGAGATCCCTCACCTGGATACGTTGCTGACCGCCTTCGGCTATTCGGTGGAAGATGTAGATAATCTGATTGTTCCTATGGCTGCCGAGGGCAAGGAGCCTGTCTCCTCCATGGGTAATGATGTTTCGCTGGCTCTCTTCTCCCGGAAACAGCAGCGTCTCTTCAACTATTTCCGTCAACAGTTTGCACAGGTTACCAATCCCCCCATCGATCCGATCAGGGAGGAGTTGGTGATGTCGCTGACCGGATATGTGGGTGCTATCCACCAGAACCTGTTGGATCAGATTCCACGCCTGTCGAGGATTGTGAAGGTGAAGAGCCCGATCTTGACCAACACGCAGTTTGATATTCTGCTGAATCTGCGGTATAAAGGATTTTCTGCTGCTGTTCTGCCGATGCTTTTCAACCCTGAAGAGGGTACTGACGGCTTGAAAAAAGCTATTGACGAATTGTGCCTTCTGGTAGAAAAGGCAGTTGATGAAGGGAAGAATTATATTGTGCTGAGCGATCGCGGAGTGGACCGGAATCATGCTCCCATTCCTTGCCTCCTGGCCGTGTCGGCCGTACACCATTACCTGGTGGAGAAGAGGAAGAGGATCCAGATCGATATTGTTGTAGAGAGTGCCGAACCCCGGGAGGTGATGCATTTTGCACTGTTGTTCGGTTTCGGGGCAAATGCCGTAAATCCCTATCTCGCCTTTGCCCTGCTGGCAAGAAAGGTGAAAACTGGCGACATCCAGCTCGACTTCGATACGGCTAAGAAAAACTATATCAAGGCGATCAACAAGGGACTGCTCAAGGTCCTCTCAAAAATGGGAAATTCAACACTGAGAAGCTATCGCGGTGCGCATATTTTTGAAGCCATCGGTATCTCTTCATCTGTACTGAATGCCTATTTCAAGGGTATCTCGTCGAAGATTGAAGGGATCGATCTGGACGATATTGCCAGGGAAGTGCTGGATCCATTTCTTGAAGCATATCGCGAGACCGGCGATTCGTTACGGCTGAAAAACCTGGGTCAGTATGCCTACCGCAACGACGGGGAGTACCATGCCTGGAATCCCGAGACGATCTACAGGTTGCAGATTGCAACCAAGACCAATGATTACGGGCTGTTCAAGGAGTATAGCCGAATGGTGGACGACAAGCCCAATCCTGCCTTTATCAGAGACCTGCTCGACTACAAGCGTAACCCGATCGATATCTCGGAGGTGGAACCGGTCGAAAAGATCATGAAACGGTTCTGTACCGGAGCCATGTCGTTCGGCTCCATCAGCCGGGAGGCGCATGAAGCAATGGCAATTGCCATGAATATCATTGGTGGAAGAAGCAATACCGGCGAGGGTGGAGAGGATCCCGAAAGGTACAAAAAGCGAGAAGATGGCTTGAGTACCCGTTCAGCAATCAAACAGGTCGCTTCAGGACGTTTTGGTGTTACCGCCGAATACCTGGTGAATGCCGATGAGCTCCAGATCAAGATCGCCCAGGGCGCAAAGCCAGGTGAGGGAGGGCAGCTCCCCGGATTTAAGGTGGACAAGATCATTGCCAAAACCAGACACTCCATTCCAGGTATCTCATTGATTTCACCGCCGCCGCACCACGATATCTACTCCATCGAGGACCTGGCTCAACTGATTTTCGACTTGAAGAACATCAATCCGGAAGCGATAGTGAGTGTCAAGCTGGTCTCGGAGAGTGGAGTAGGGACCATCGCGGCCGGCGTGGCCAAGGCGAAGGCCGATCTGATCCTGATAAGCGGAAGCGAAGGGGGAACAGGCGCAAGCCCTGCAAGTTCCATCAAGCATGCCGGCTTGCCGTTGGAGATCGGTCTTGCAGAGACACAGCAGACCCTTGTGATGAATAACCTGCGCGGTGTGGTCAGGTTACAGGCCGATGGACAGCTCAAAACCGGACGGGATATCATTCTTGCCGCATTGCTGGGAGCCGAGGAGTTCGGATTCGCCACCAGTGCGCTGATCGTGCTGGGTTGCGTGATGATGCGCAAGTGTCACCTCAACACCTGCCCAGTGGGAGTTGCCACTCAAAACGAGGAGCTTCGCAGGCGGTTCGTTGGGAGGTACGAATACCTGGTCAATTTCTTCAGGTTTCTGGCCGAAGAGACCCGTGAGCATCTCGCACAACTGGGATTCAGGACATTGGAGGAGGCTGTCGGACGGTCCGACCTGTTGGAGAGGCGACACTTTCCAGATTTCCCGAAAACGGAAAAAGCCGATCTTTCGAAAATCACCTTCTTCCCAGGCAATCTCACCACAAATGCGTTGCGCAACGTAGCAAAACAGGAGCACAAGATATACGATATCCTCGACAGGGAACTGATTGGCAGATCAGCACCCGCACTGGATCTGCTTATACCTGTAGAGATGAGAATGAAGATCAGGAATACCGATCGGGTAACAGGCGCCATGCTTTCCGGAGAGATAGCCAGGCGCTACGGTCAGGCGGGATTGCCGGAAGATACCATCAAGGTGACATTCGAAGGTTCCGCAGGTCAGAGTTTTGGAGCATTTCTGGCCAAAGGGGTCACTTTCCGCATCGAGGGTGATGCCAACGATTATCTGGGTAAGGGACTCTCCGGCGGAAAAATCGTTGTTGTTCCCCCAGCCGGAAGCAGCTTCAAGCCCGAAGAGAATATCCTCTGCGGAAACACACTGCTTTACGGTGCCACATCGGGCGAGGTCTACATCAATGGAGTGGTCGGAGAACGTTTCTGCGTGCGGAACTCTGGTGCGATAGCCGTTGTAGAAGGGGCAGGCGACCATTGCTGCGAATATATGACCGGTGGCCGGACTGTGGTGCTGGGCCCAACCGGGCGAAATTTTGCTGCAGGTATGAGCGGAGGGATCGCTTATGTTTTCGATGAAAAGGGAAATTTCGACTATTTCTGCAACATGGAGATGTCAGAGCTTGCGCTTATTGAGGATAAGGAGGACGAGAAAGAGCTTTACAGGCTCATATCGACGCACTATAGCCATACCGGGAGTCCGTTGGCAAAACGTATTCTGGACAACTGGAGTGAAAATGTGGAGAGGTTCATCAAGGTGGTTCCGATTGAATACAAGAAGGTATTGCAGGAGGAGAAATTGATGGCGTTAGACAAGAAGAGACAAGTAACCTCTAAAGCAGAAGTTTGA